The Asterias rubens chromosome 14, eAstRub1.3, whole genome shotgun sequence DNA segment TTATATAGGGGTTATACCAATTAATGTCTTGTAATCTTCTCTCTGTTACCCTCaacaatggacatttaaaaATGATTATTATCCAGCCTGTCACATTTCCACTAAATTTGAACTGGTAAAATACAAATACACATGCACATGGATTAATAAGTcatataattatatttgttaaaggaatacgttgcctttgaacggtcgagttggtctttgaaaagcattccaTAATTGTTTGTTACAATGCATAGGGCCTAggtgtagaaagatgttgttaaagtagaaaacaatgatatacacaaatatgcctcaaaaatgcacggttttcctttgacCTCGTCTACCAAcacgggagtcaaattttttacgcCCATACatgacgtaaaaggaaaaccgtgctaTTTTGAGTTCAGTGATACTTgcgtggatcattatgttctacttaaGTTaagaacatctttctaaccatatgcatttcataacaaacggtttcaaacgctttttaaaaaccaactcgtccgatccatggcagcgtgttcctttaagctgttAAGTTCATACTTTTAAATAACGTATTTATTTATGGAAGTAAAATGGTGGCTATATACTAGGCCTAACTAATAATAGTGTAGAGATAGATGGTAGACCCAAATAAGTAAATACATTGTACTAGGCCTAGGGCCTACCTACCACAATTTGACAGGTGACATGCATTAGACTTAGTGTTATTATTAAGTATGAAATTGTGTTTCTTAATTTTTCTTTGTATGTTATATATATCTGTAACAACTTGTCCACACTaactgtcaataaaaaaaaaaattacagaaacgAAAATGAACATGAATGAGtgattgcttgttacttgtttattttatatttattattacatttcttttaaataaaattgggTGGTGAACACGGTGAATCCTAAGCTTGTACAGCTGTTAAACTTACCAATACTGCTTCCACCAAAGTTCTGTTCCGAGGAACTTGAAGACTAGTGCTGGACCTTGCCACACTCACAGAGGTAACATGCCCAACTACATGTGAAATTCGTCTATGCGGCCCACTGCCGTATTGACGGAGAGGGGAGCCGCTTTTGTCAGCAGACCCCTTTGATTTGGGGTCGCTACAATGGATGTAAATTTCATCTTCTTCTTTAACCAGCCACCACAGCTTTCCCTTCGTCATGTCTACTTTCTAGTTTGTCAAACAAATGCTAACAAGTGCCGGCAGTACTACAACACAGATTACACAGTTTTCAGCACCACAGATTACGAAGTTTTTAGCATCACACAAAAATTTATTGCGGCTGTACACGAATAGTAAAGACAAAATGAACTTTTTGCAACCCTTTTGTGAAATGGTTTCGTTCATTACCTGTCGTCCTTCCAGGCAGCAGAATCAACGCAACCAAAGAGTAGACTGGTCCCCTCATCTATTACACTTTcgtgtttgtttaaaaacactggaacCAGCGAGCATTGTCTTGCGCAATGACCCCCTTCTGAGTGTTCATCTAAAAATAGAGTAATCAGCTAAATAAAAAATGACGTGCAATGTAAACAGAAAAGTGAAGCAGACAACATCACAAGTTTTTGGTACGTTCATGTAATTAATCATTATGTGTTACGCTATCTTGTGTAAGTATCACTTATCGAAACCTTATCAGAATTTAGACTTTTGTTTGAAGTAATCTTTAAACTAAAAGAGATATTTGGCTTCTTTTTATTTTACGCGGGAGGCAATTTCGGACCGTGTACCGACAACTTTGTTGACGGGGTTTCCGAGCCGACGAGCCAGGGGCACGCAGCGTATGCATGGGATGAATCCACGTACCGCCGGTCGTCGCGATGGTGGTGTCGGACGGGACTACAACTCTGCAATTACTCATCTTACTAGAACACTAGTCACCGCAGTTCTGTCATGTCTCATTTGTTCACATTCTAAGCGTGAAACTTTGGTTCTTCTGTAAGAAGGTGAGTAGTTTATATCATCACATTTTGTATCAACTGTTTAGTTAGTTTAAAATTTATAAAGAAAATTATCAGCCCTGCTAAAATATTGATAGTCTCTGTTGTCAGGGTTGTACTTGTATTTTGAAGGCCTAGTGTTAGTTTAATCCACGAACCTAGAGGGCGCTGTCCGTTTGTGTACCTTCTTTTGTGAATGAGACCTTGTGACTAGTCtttgtgcaagacgtttctcgtttcccttttcacgcacatcgcggccaattcaccaacagcgcccgcaccgactcaatccgcaccgactAACAtgacttagttcactcaccgctcttagttcactcaccgctccCCGGAGAAACATCTTGGTCCGTGTACATGTTTGCGTTATGTGACCGCCGTatacatattcaacgtgtgggtcaacaaaatactacgcacgcgcacaactggaaacagagaagcgggccagcctggtaacttGCATGCATCGTTGTCCGAGTAAACATCGCTGCTGCCGCGGGAACCCGGGAAATGCACATGTGCGTTTGTTGTTGTGCGGTGGAAATCCGAAAAGTTTGCAATGTATTATAATAACAATGGCTTCCCTGGCCACTGGACCGCCGCCGGGCCGTGGCCGCCTCGGCAAAATTCGATGGTGTTTTATTTGCGGCAGAGAACTTGTTAATTGTAGAAGATGTTGCACATAATTTCGAAATTAAAGAAAGACAGTCAGCTATTATCGGTATTATGCACAATTTTGGGAGAAGAAATCACACCAACCGCCAGTATGAATATATGTGAACAATGTGATTCCAAAGTTGCCAAGTGGCGAAAGGGCAAAGTGATAGGGAACGAAATTAAATAACAGTTCTCGGCAGCTACAGCCAAATATTCCACGTCTGCATCATCAGCTTCTGCTGCAACTTCCAGTGCAAGTCCACGTACACACGTCAGAACCCTATTAAAAGATCACAAGAGGAAGGCTGTATATTCACCAGGAACCCCATCGACCCGCAAAGTAAGTTCGATTAATTTTTAAACTCAATTAATAACtttatttgtaatgcgccaaattGCCAGAGAGTGCACGGCGTTGAAGAAAGAAGGAAATTCACCATAGACAAAGTTGACCAGCTATACGTATATGAGGAGGGGAAAGCAGGTTTCTTAAAACCACATTTGTTGATGGAATGTTCTGTTCATGAGTCCCCTTTTGCTTTATGCCCATGCCTTACTCACAATCAAGTCAAGAAGACAACATCcccaatttaaaaagaaaatggcacTAGTACACTACATTTCAATTCGATGGCAATCTATAAAATATTCTGTGTTTCACTGTTAATATAGAGTCGTTTACGTAGAAGGTCAGTTTGTTTCGTGTGACTAATTTAATTTAGGAGCGTGAAAAAAGTTACAGGGATAATATTGACAGGGTTTTGGTTCCAAAAGTTTAAATAGAACGGTCTTCCAAATGGTTCCAGCATCCAGGGGAAGTTTCTTTTCTAATCGGAAAACTCGACTGTAGCATAATAGCGACATGTACACGGCTAAGTAAAACTGTTTTCCATTAATAAGTCAAAACTGTGTGCAAACTCAAACCAGTGTTTACGTGGGGGAAATGGTTTGATGAAATCATCCGCCATTGCCCTTAAACAAAAATCTGCTAGTTACATTCATGATTGTGTGTGGTTATATGGTCATGATGGTGGTGTTAGTTAATCTGTATGTTAGGGCCCTTATGGGAAACGTAATCCTTAAATTGATTACAATAAACAAAAGCATGCCTGTTTAATTAAAAGTTGCTTATTTATAATCCAATTCAGAGTTAAACCTTTCCCTCATTGtttaaacatggaggtagaaatctctttgtacagatcgttgtaaacaaaagtacaatacaaaaaatagcTTCAAATGCCTTATGGTGTAAATGTTATTatatgatgattattattattattataaatgtgaTTTTTCTCTGCAGATGTTacagacagtgaacactattggtaattgtcagaggcCACTGACTTCTCActtgacacacaaagttgtgtgctttcaggtgcttgaaaTCAAATGTCTTAGTGGAAAAATTAGTTATTTCGtgaaaactctgttacttcagagggccttttctcacaatgttttatactatcaacagctctccattgcttgttaccaaaatatcaagtaagtttttatgctaacaactattttgagtaattaccaatagtgtccagtgcctttacaaaaACTGTTTATAAAAGATAATCTAACCCTCTATTTTCTGCTGTCTCGCATGCTGCAGCTGAAAGTGCTGAGTTgagaagaaataaacaaaaaactcatGCAGTGCTGCTACCAGGGATAACCACTGCAGCTGCAATCCTTCTAAACTGCCGGTCCAAATACATTAACGCTCACCAGGTGTTAACAGCCCTAACTCTGAAGCAGAGTAGTGCTAAACGAAGTGCCTTCAAACATCTCAGCTCTAGATTTGTATGCTCTAGCTACCAAACAGTGATGCAGCGGCAGGTTGACTTCGGTGCTGACTTCGGTGCTGACTTCGATGAGGATGTGTTGAAATGGGCAAATGAAACAAGCCAGGCAGAAGCATTGGAGAGGGAAGTAAAAGAGCATGGGGATGAACCACCTCAGAGGACGGATAATGGATATCAACTCATCATGGACAATGCTGACATTGTGCTTCATCCACGACACACTTCACGAGAGAAACATGGCAGTGATTTGCATATGGTGCAAATGATAGCTGTTCAGAATAGAGTGAATGGGCACCACTTGCCAAATGATAAACCAACTTCAACTATGTCATCACTTGACATTGCTCAGTTTCGGCCAACACTGAGTGACAATAAACTTCTGAAACAGGACTGGATCGTGTTGATTGGTAACATCATCAGCAAACACATACCGTCATTGAAGTGGTTTAATGAACACTTGCCAGGGCATATTCAGCATGCACACATGACTGAACTCAAGAGGAAATCGAAAATAGTAAGTCTGTGTCTTGTGTGTACTTTTGGACATTTcacttccttttttttctcacccGAGTCAGAAGTATTCAAAATGAGTTTAACATAGTTTTTCAATTGCGCAAATTTTcatgcaaaaacaaataatttttaattttaatttgacaACTCGTTTCAGAGCAactctttttaattttgacGATTTTTTAGTGGGTTTTTGAAACAACTCTAAAAGTTATTACTTTAGTAAAACTTGCAGCTTTATGTTACATCCACATAGgaacaataattattgtttcaACTGAGCAATTGCTATTTTATCATTCTTGTAAATGTAGCCCttcaaagaacaaaaataacaaacaggaACATAACAACATAACACACAATTTGAAATTAACTTCCCATTTTTCCAAATGACTGTTATTCTAAAACAAATGGGGACTCACAATTCTGTATAAAGTTTGTGTGCAGTTTGATACCTCATACAAAGTGAGCAAATCAGAAATTGCACTTGGAAGCTAGAGTTTGATCCACTTATTTGTACCCTATTTTTTTGATCAGGTAAACCTAGGAGTGCTGATGGAGAGCGAAAATGACACAAACGGCATTTATAACATCATGCATCATCTGCACAAGTATGTACCTGGCCATGGTACAGAACAAGTCACCCCAGTTATCAGCGCAGGGGATCTGCTCACATGCGAGAGAGAAAGCACTTTTAGGGGAGAACAGCGGAATTCAACAACCCACAGTGAGAAGCTGAAAGGCATTGTACCAGTCATTGCAGACTTCCACGCCTTGGCAAACTTTTACCAGGTAGGTTTACCAAACCCACAAGGCAAACATATGTATCGTTTCCTcctgtattttattatttttaatttttttttttggagggggggggtctGCTTAAGCTTAAATTTTCTTACAGAATGAGAGAAACCTTCAATCTAAAATTAATCTGGCATTCTTGCGAATAGATGCAGTTTCAAAGAACAAAAGTGGCTagtaaatatttcataaaaacagaaTAAGAGAGGAGGGTATTCAACTGACAAGTTGCCACCAAATACCAGCCACTTTCCTCCAACATGGAAAGAATGAAGAACATCCATCTCCCTGGGGTCAAGCATCTTTTGGCATCAAAAAGTTAGGGTCACCCTACCCTCCCCCtaccaaaaaaaaagggtaccaacaaaatattgtatacCTCAATGTTGAAgtaacaattttctttgtttaccAGGTGATATGGTTGCACTTGTATAATACGACTTCCAGTGGTGACAAGGGAACCTTATACGCGGCTCGGAACTTCTTGGAGGCACGCAGAATCACTAGTGACCCGATGAGGAACATCAATGCAGCTGCAGACCTCATAAGTCAATACACCACTGCCCTAGTGATAGCTGCTTCTATGAAGTACTTTGGGATCGACTCAATCAATGACCAACCAACTCGGAATCAGTTTCAATTCGGAGTCCACCCTGACCGTAGCCACTATGTAAACATGGTTCTTGAAGACATTGTCAATAAGTACGCCCTCCCAAGCatcaatgaaatgaaacaagACACATCCAAATTGTCTTGTCCAAATTGCAAGAAGACATACATAACACAACGAGGCCTACAAAATCACATGAAAAATATACATCCTGGAATTCAAGAGCCAGCACGACCAAAACCTGCCACTTCAAAAGGATGCTGTTTTCAACTACTCCAGAACAGCACTTAGTATGGGTATGCTGGCCTACGGTTTCACTGATGCTCGTCAGATGGGTGATGGGGACAGAATAATTCGTCTATACAAGTTCTTGGTGGTTCACTTCAAGGCAGCCAACAAACCCAAGTACAGCTACCAGGTTCTTCGTTTGTTGGCACAGGTTGGCTGTTTTCTCACCCCCAGATCGGCCTATGAGCTAAAATGGAGTAGATTTGTTAATAAGAcaggccaaataaaacaaaacatcgaGGTAGATCGTGAAATAGAACATCAAAATAGAGTTTTTAAGGAGAACTGTGGGGGTCTGAGGGGGAAAGTTACCAAGAACAGCATTGATCGCATAAGCCGTTCAGCACAAATCATTGATGAACTCCTAACCTCGGTAAATCAGCAAGCAAGAATTCACAAGCCGTCAGGGAAACACCCAACCAAGATCACACAGAACCAACTGGACCTTGCCATGGAGCTTCACAAAGATGGAGTGTTTGATGTCCAGCCCGGAAGGAAACACTTCCATTTCCCAGACTTTCCCTCCTCAATGCTTTCAACAGTCAGCGTTCCAGACCTTAACAAGTGGATGAAACTCGCTTTGAAGCATATGGCAAAGCACAATGAAACAACTGATTGAACAATCTTTAGCAGCCTACACCGTACAACAAGAAGGGCCAATGTTGGTTGACATCCAAATGTTCACTAAGTTGGTAATGTCTTATAAGTTATTGTACACTACACTAACTTCTGAAGAAATTTAAGTCGTAACCACACTGCTTCTCTAAGAAATGCAACTCTTCTTACAAAATCTTTTGTgattatttaaaaatcaaatgtctctttgtttttttcctgtggCAAGTTTCATTAAAAGCAAGAGATATAATTTAAATGCGAAAAGGGACTCAttagccctttcaaaaacaacgtGAATTACTGCAAGATAACCGGGCCAGACAAAGTTTGACTGGTCTTTTGATCATTGTTTGGACAGTGTGTGTACAGCTTAAAGTTTGCTAATAATAGTCCACACTTGATTGAATCTGAACATAGATACACAACAGATAAGTGTTTCATTGATTGAAAGACATTCATTTTAATAACATCCATTTCAAGTGCCATCAAAATAGTTAGGTacataattacatgtattttttagtgAAAGAACTTGTatgtaaaacttaaaacaacagaTGAAGCCTTTGTAACTCAATTGTAAATAGTTGCAGGtaatcatttaaattttgaaaggtATACATTTACTGCCTAGATGCTGTC contains these protein-coding regions:
- the LOC117299208 gene encoding uncharacterized protein LOC117299208, which gives rise to MRSVRSRRECPLCDSKVIGLSHHIIRVHKLRDKKKRMTYIYIARKGKPISKPRPFTNRSRPPPRTADCPYPGCPAKELARVDTHIYYKHEIDRGTEAFAHLMSKVKTLRTSTSQATMCTEKCFEEADNFLGSYSQIFHVCIISFCCNFQCKSTYTRQNPIKRSQEEGCIFTRNPIDPQTESAELRRNKQKTHAVLLPGITTAAAILLNCRSKYINAHQVLTALTLKQSSAKRSAFKHLSSRFVCSSYQTVMQRQVDFGADFGADFDEDVLKWANETSQAEALEREVKEHGDEPPQRTDNGYQLIMDNADIVLHPRHTSREKHGSDLHMVQMIAVQNRVNGHHLPNDKPTSTMSSLDIAQFRPTLSDNKLLKQDWIVLIGNIISKHIPSLKWFNEHLPGHIQHAHMTELKRKSKIVNLGVLMESENDTNGIYNIMHHLHKYVPGHGTEQVTPVISAGDLLTCERESTFRGEQRNSTTHSEKLKGIVPVIADFHALANFYQVIWLHLYNTTSSGDKGTLYAARNFLEARRITSDPMRNINAAADLISQYTTALVIAASMKYFGIDSINDQPTRNQFQFGVHPDRSHYSQHDQNLPLQKDAVFNYSRTALSMGMLAYGFTDARQMGDGDRIIRLYKFLVVHFKAANKPKYSYQVLRLLAQVGCFLTPRSAYELKWSRFVNKTGQIKQNIEVDREIEHQNRVFKENCGGLRGKVTKNSIDRISRSAQIIDELLTSVNQQARIHKPSGKHPTKITQNQLDLAMELHKDGVFDVQPGRKHFHFPDFPSSMLSTVSVPDLNKWMKLALKHMAKHNETTD